Proteins co-encoded in one Bacillus paramycoides genomic window:
- a CDS encoding GNAT family N-acetyltransferase, translating into MEIRLLTTEDAEIYLKVCMEGLTKNPEAFSSSYEDVLKHENPVAAMAKRLSNPDKYTLGVFKDNDLIGIATLETKPFIKQEHKAKIGSVFVSPKARGLGAGRALIKAIIENADKLQVEQLMLDVVVGNDAAKKLYESLGFQTYGVQERSLKHNGQYWDEEHMVLFLND; encoded by the coding sequence ATGGAAATTCGCTTATTAACGACAGAGGACGCAGAAATATATTTAAAAGTTTGTATGGAAGGTTTAACGAAGAACCCGGAAGCTTTTAGCTCTTCTTATGAAGATGTTCTTAAACATGAGAATCCTGTAGCTGCTATGGCAAAACGATTAAGCAATCCGGATAAGTATACTCTAGGGGTCTTCAAAGATAACGATTTAATCGGCATTGCTACTTTAGAAACAAAGCCTTTCATTAAACAAGAACATAAGGCAAAAATCGGTTCCGTTTTCGTTTCTCCAAAAGCGCGTGGCCTTGGAGCAGGACGAGCTCTCATTAAAGCAATTATTGAAAATGCCGATAAATTACAAGTAGAACAACTTATGCTCGATGTTGTAGTTGGTAACGATGCCGCAAAAAAATTATATGAGTCATTAGGCTTCCAAACTTACGGCGTACAAGAACGTTCATTAAAACATAATGGTCAATATTGGGACGAGGAACATATGGTTCTGTTCTTAAATGATTAA
- the fdhD gene encoding formate dehydrogenase accessory sulfurtransferase FdhD — protein sequence MGPTQETYTIVRYQSGTFSKQLDEIVTESPITIKLNGEEYVTVVCTPNYIEDMVIGFLISEGIISSYKDVEELWVQKDNGIVHVTSSKINPLYQNLYNKRYITSCCGKGRQGFIFVNDAAKAKDLHDIHVKISPEECFHLMNTLQQSSTTFRQTGGVHNTALCDRNNILLSRMDIGRHNALDKIYGHCLRNDISVKGKIIAFSGRISSEILLKVSKIGCEIVLSKSAPTKLALQLAHDLGITVVGFIRNGSCNIYTHPHRIDGYQSNN from the coding sequence ATGGGGCCTACGCAAGAGACTTATACAATTGTACGCTATCAATCTGGTACATTTTCAAAACAGCTTGATGAGATTGTTACAGAATCTCCTATTACGATTAAATTGAATGGTGAAGAATATGTAACAGTCGTATGCACACCAAATTATATTGAAGATATGGTAATTGGTTTTTTAATTTCTGAAGGAATTATTTCTTCCTATAAAGATGTTGAAGAACTATGGGTTCAAAAAGATAACGGAATTGTCCATGTAACATCATCAAAAATAAATCCGCTCTATCAAAATTTATATAATAAACGATACATTACTTCTTGTTGCGGAAAAGGTAGACAAGGTTTTATTTTCGTTAACGACGCAGCAAAGGCAAAAGATTTACATGATATACACGTGAAAATTTCTCCTGAAGAATGCTTTCACTTAATGAATACTTTACAACAATCTTCCACTACATTTCGCCAAACCGGCGGTGTTCACAATACCGCACTATGCGATCGAAACAATATCCTCCTATCAAGAATGGATATTGGAAGACATAACGCATTAGATAAAATATATGGCCACTGTTTGCGCAACGATATATCCGTTAAAGGAAAAATCATTGCATTTAGCGGGCGCATTTCATCCGAAATTTTACTCAAAGTTTCAAAAATCGGATGCGAAATTGTTCTATCTAAATCTGCTCCAACAAAACTAGCATTGCAACTCGCTCACGATTTAGGCATTACAGTTGTAGGATTTATTAGAAATGGATCTTGTAATATTTACACACATCCACATCGAATTGATGGTTATCAATCGAATAACTAA